A single Zonotrichia albicollis isolate bZonAlb1 chromosome 28, bZonAlb1.hap1, whole genome shotgun sequence DNA region contains:
- the PIGR gene encoding polymeric immunoglobulin receptor, giving the protein MTLLAFLFLLTLVPAGCVKSRHPPKAAISSPVFGPREVHGVKGGSVTVKCFYPPTPVNKHDRKYWCRQKGSSCLTVVSSTFVAAAYQGRVTLTDHPQENHFLVNISALEMSDAGTFQCGVGINGRGLSFRVTLSVAEAPPVPEDAELFYVKLRSTWTVTCSFGKETADMKKYLCKKEKDGCRNIINSYQSTDVPGGLQLVFEDTSGSFRVTMTQMDWEDAGLYYCGAGDYDKDDPKKELDVFIYEDKNFPHFKTNITGIVGGSASFECLYDPLLNDSSRFWCKQRGRQCGTTIIDNNGRVQDTYEGRVTMFENPENKTLTIILNQLQEKDKGTYWCMSNQLREQQSSTDLTVVPGKPSLTGKKVVKAQAGSRVNLTCCYPCKYYSYEKYWCRWSNTGCAMLPVQQQQGLPQPGDACEPNARTVVLSLDPVTEEDKGWYWCGVKRNGVFGETMAVELQMSEGTDANLIPEFLDVDSSHDPGAVPPGGAHSDAEVRKGAAPESSDESQGSNTLALVLGPLAGLILIAVTAFAIVKYRQLKRSDLVSVGSYRTNISMSDFESVRDFSASNSAKETHETSMGGDEFITTTTDTPDSAANTTKAKRSSKEEADLAYSSFLVTSSNIAQASSGGDSAVLDVSPPQDQA; this is encoded by the exons ATGACTTTACTGGCGTTCCTCTTCCTGCTCACCTTGGTCCCAGCTGGGTGTGTAAAGAGCAGACACCCCCCCAAGGCAGCCA TCTCCAGCCCCGTGTTCGGCCCCAGGGAGGTGCACGGCGTGAAGGGAGGTTCGGTCACCGTGAAATGCTTCTACCCCCCGACACCGGTGAACAAGCATGACAGGAAATACTGGTGCaggcagaagggctccagctgcctcaCCGTGGTGTCCTCCACCTTCGTGGCTGCTGCCTACCAGGGCAGGGTGACCCTCACTGACCACCCCCAGGAGAACCATTTCCTGGTCAACATCTCAGCGCTGGAGATGAGCGATGCCGGCACCTTCCAGTGTGGCGTGGGCATCAATGGCAGAGGGCTCTCCTTCAGAGTCACCCTCAGCGTTGCTGAAG CCCCACCTGTTCCTGAGGATGCTGAGCTCTTCTACGTGAAGCTGCGCAGCACCTGGACCGTGACCTGCAGCTTTGGGAAGGAGACAGCTGACATGAAGAAATACCTGTGCAAGAAGGAGAAGGACGGCTGCAGGAACATCATCAACAGCTATCAGAGCACAGATGTCCCAGGGGGACTTCAGCTGGTTTTTGAGGACACTTCAGGCTCGTTCCGTGTCACCATGACTCAGATGGACTGGGAAGATGCAGGCTTGTACTACTGTGGGGCCGGTGACTATGACAAGGACGACCCAAAGAAGGAGCTGGATGTGTTTATCTACGAGG ACAAAAATTTCCCTCACTTCAAGACCAACATAACTGGAATAGTTGGAGGTTCAGCAAGCTTCGAGTGCCTCTATGACCCTCTGCTAAATGACTCCTCGAGGTTCTGGTGCAAGCAGAGAGGCAGGCAGTGTGGTACCACAATCATAGACAACAATGGCCGTGTGCAGGACACCTATGAAGGAAGAGTGACCATGTTCGAGAACCCCGAAAACAAAACTCTCACCATCATCCTGAACCAGCTGCAGGAGAAGGACAAAGGCACTTACTGGTGCATGTCAAATCAGCTGAGGGAGCAGCAATCATCAACAGACCTGACGGTTGTTCCAG GAAAACCTTCACTGACGGGAAAGAAGGTGGTGAAGGCACAAGCAGGCTCGCGGGTGAATTTAACCTGCTGCTACCCCTGCAAGTATTACTCCTACGAGAAATACTGGTGCAGGTGGAGCAACACGGGCTGTGCCATGCTGCccgtgcagcagcagcaggggctgccccagccagggGATGCCTGTGAACCAAACGCCAGGACGGTGGTGCTGAGCCTGGACCCGGTGACCGAGGAAGATAAAGGCTGGTACTGGTGCGGGGTGAAGCGCAACGGGGTCTTCGGGGAAACCATGGCCGTGGAGCTGCAGATGAGCGAAG ggacagatgcCAATCTCATCCCAGAGTTCCTGGATGTTGATTCCAGCCATGATCCTGGAGCTGTTCCCCCAGGAGGAGCCCACAGTGACGCTGAGGTGCGGAAAGGAGCTGCCCCAGAAAG CTCTGATGAAAGTCAAGGCTCCAACACTCTGGCCTTGGTGCTGGGCCCTCTTGCTGGCCTGATCCTGATTGCTGTGACAGCTTTTGCCATTGTCAAGTACAGGCAGCTGAAGAGATCTG ATCTGGTGTCTGTGGGGAGCTACAGGACCAACATCAGCATGTCAGACTTTGAGAGCGTGAGGGACTTCAGTGCCAGCAACAGCGCGAAGGAGACCCACGAGACCTCCATGGGAGGGGATG AATTCATCACCACCACCACGGACACTCCGGACAGTGCTGCCAACACAACGAAGGCAAAAAGG agCTCCAAGGAGGAAGCTGACCTCGCCTACTCCTCCTTCCTGGTCACCTCCAGCAACATTGCCCAGGCCAGCTCTGGGGGGGACAGCGCTGTCCTGGACGTGTCCCCACCCCAGGACCAGGCCTGA
- the LOC102073842 gene encoding interleukin-20 has product MRGSPLFLCFFSVSCWMNLMPTAGDRIFHFGACRVSMSMTEIRAGFTAIKANIQSRDPIRTLSILSHPHSLHKVKSSDRCCITYQLFTFYVDKVFKHCRTENSFVNRKISSIANSFLSTRRKLGQCHEQNNCLCGEESTEKLKQILANYEGLNVTSAAMKSLGELDILLDWMEKSR; this is encoded by the exons ATGAGAGGATCCCCCCTGTTCCTCTGCTTCTTCTCCGTGTCCTGCTGGATGAATTTGATGCCAACAGCTGGGGACAGAATCTTCCACTTTGGAGCCTGCAGGGTTTCCATGAGCATGACGGAGATCAGGGCTGGCTTCACAGCAATTAAAGCCAATATT CAATCCAGAGACCCCATCCGGACCCTGAGCATCCTGTCTCACCCTCATTCTCTCCACAAGGTCAAG TCTTCAGACAGGTGCTGCATCACTTATCAGCTCTTCACCTTCTACGTGGACAAGGTTTTCAAGCACTGCAGGACCGAGAACTCGTTTGTGAACAGGAAAATCAGCAGCATTGCCAACTCCTTCCTCAGCACGAGGAGGAAGCTCGGGCAGTGT CATGAGCAGAATAATTGCTTGTGTGGGGAGGAATCCACGGAGAAATTGAAGCAAATACTTGCAAACTATGAAGGG CTGAATGTCACATCTGCAGCCATGAAATCCCTGGGGGAGCTGGACATCCTCCTGGACTGGATGGAGAAATCTCGTTAG
- the IL10 gene encoding interleukin-10 has product MRTCSRGTAVPILLLLLLLLGTARAQPSCLRFPELLPAKLKELRIKFEEIKDYFQSKDDDLSIQLLSSDLLEEIKGSLGCQSVSEMMEFYLEEVLPRAMRSSSQHQHSMGDLGNLLVNLRAMMRRCHKFFTCEERSRSMEHVKEAYSRMKKNGLYKAMGEFDIFINYIERYLTMRRRN; this is encoded by the exons ATGAGGACCTGCTCcaggggcacagctgtgcccatcctgctgctcctgctgctgctgctgggcactgcccgtGCCCAGCCCTCGTGCCTGCGCTTCCCCGAGCTGCTGCCCGCCAAGCTCAAAGAGCTCAGGATCAAGTTTGAGGAAATTAAGGATTATTTT CAATCAAAAGATGACGACCTCAGCATCCAACTGCTCAGCTCTGACCTGCTGGAGGAAATCAAG gggagCCTGGGCTGCCAGTCGGTGTCGGAGATGATGGAATTCTACCTGGAGGAGGTTCTGCCCAGGGccatgaggagcagcagccagcaccagcacagcatgGGCGACCTGGGCAACCTCCTGGTGAACCTCAGAGCCATGATGAGACGCTGT CACAAATTCTTCACCtgtgaggagaggagcaggagcatgGAGCACGTCAAGGAGGCCTACAGCAGG ATGAAGAAGAATGGACTCTACAAGGCCATGGGAGAGTTTGACATCTTCATCAACTACATTGAAAGATATTTAACAATGAGGAGAAGGAACTGA